Proteins from a genomic interval of Lolium perenne isolate Kyuss_39 chromosome 1, Kyuss_2.0, whole genome shotgun sequence:
- the LOC127344899 gene encoding uncharacterized protein isoform X1 — MPDPNHGRRGRRENRRRARRDCFLDPGLYTGHPVVHFDVPTAAGRQIFSIQCCPENEEAIVSPLRGSSSDDLAAARSESGPLIVVFVDREGKYFTDYDSPRIQELMLKVLSFLSRREEKHVGDTAPAQTMEQLDLPSLNNLLHTASLKESSTTSSSSSIWALVSHDWGITFYIRIDHTGFFHTYPCVGGPFRSLQEAYSAIDCYLRDREDPTMRIDPDDPDLIYHVLESTRERAIRRILCWPDGTRTSRLQSEPVDQRRCWMLQLVRALVGKYNDDHNLLGDLAYGLQGVVCYHVFNEGGNNRRMYYHVNFTANTKFSKDLLFFAETISEQRDELVVSCICRINPSDKDRGHCHACLSDVKHPKDDAYFGGHSSAGVLSGTYHSHGPKEDLGVTAAQLKDEESRVRYSHKGPRDPNFLEKLRAPVEVNFPPPRPIEDTIAFISRFCR; from the exons ATGCCAGACCCTAACCACGGACGGCGCGGCCGCCGCGAAAATCGCCGCCGTGCACGGCGAGATTGCTTCCTGGACCCTGGCCTCTACACGGGCCACCCAGTGGTGCACTTTGATGTTCCCACCGCCGCCGGGCGGCAGATTTTTTCCATCCAATGTTGTCCCGAAAACGAAGAAGCGATCGTTTCTCCTCTTCGCGGAAGCAGCAGCGACGATCTCGCCGCCGCCCGTTCCGAATCCGGGCCATTGATCGTTGTCTTCGTAGATAGGGAAGGGAAGTACTTCACGGACTATGATTCTCCACGCATCCAAGAACTGATGCTCAAAGTATTGTCTTTCCTGTCAAG GCGTGAGGAGAAGCATGTGGGAGACACTGCACCTGCACAAACGATGGAACAACTAGATCTGCCTTCCTTGAACAACTTATTACACACTGCATCATTGAAGGAATCGTCCACTACCAGTTCCTCGTCCTCCATATGGGCCCTGGTATCCCATGATTGGGGAATCACATTTTACATCAGGATTGATCACACTGGATTTTTCCACACCTATCCTTGTGTCGGTGGGCCGTTTCGTAGCTTACAAGAGGCTTACAGTGCCATTGATTGCTATCTTCGTGATCGTGAGGATCCAACAAT GCGCATAGATCCAGATGATCCAGATTTGATTTATCATGTGCTAGAATCCACACGTGAGAGAGCTATACGCCGAATTCTTTGCTGGCCTGATGGCACAAGGACTTCGCGGTTGCAATCAGAGCCAGTTGATCAGAGGCGTTGTTGGATGCTTCAGTTGGTTCGAGCTTTGGTGGGCAAATATAATGATGATCACAATCTTTTAGGG GACCTTGCATATGGACTACAAGGTGTTGTGTGCTACCACGTGTTCAATGAGGGGGGTAATAATCGTAGGATGTACTATCATGTCAATTTCACTGCAAATACTAAATTCAGCAAGGACCTATTATTCTTTGCTGAGACTATCAGTGAACAACGTGATGAGTTGGTGGTCAGCTGTATCTGCAGGATTAATCCTTCTGACAAAG ACAGGGGGCACTGCCATGCTTGTTTATCTGACGTGAAGCACCCCAAGGATGATGCATACTTTGGTGGTCACTCTTCTGCTGGTGTCTTGTCGGGGACGTATCATTCTCATGGTCCCAAGGAGGATTTGGGAGTAACTGCTGCCCAA TTGAAAGACGAGGAGTCCCGCGTAAGATATTCACATAAG GGCCCTAGGGATCCAAACTTCCTGGAGAAACTCAGGGCACCAGTCGAAGTTAACTTTCCACCCCCGCGGCCAATTGAGGATACCATTGCCTTTATTTCCAGGTTCTGTAGATAA
- the LOC127344899 gene encoding uncharacterized protein isoform X2 — MEQLDLPSLNNLLHTASLKESSTTSSSSSIWALVSHDWGITFYIRIDHTGFFHTYPCVGGPFRSLQEAYSAIDCYLRDREDPTMRIDPDDPDLIYHVLESTRERAIRRILCWPDGTRTSRLQSEPVDQRRCWMLQLVRALVGKYNDDHNLLGDLAYGLQGVVCYHVFNEGGNNRRMYYHVNFTANTKFSKDLLFFAETISEQRDELVVSCICRINPSDKDRGHCHACLSDVKHPKDDAYFGGHSSAGVLSGTYHSHGPKEDLGVTAAQLKDEESRVRYSHKGPRDPNFLEKLRAPVEVNFPPPRPIEDTIAFISRFCR, encoded by the exons ATGGAACAACTAGATCTGCCTTCCTTGAACAACTTATTACACACTGCATCATTGAAGGAATCGTCCACTACCAGTTCCTCGTCCTCCATATGGGCCCTGGTATCCCATGATTGGGGAATCACATTTTACATCAGGATTGATCACACTGGATTTTTCCACACCTATCCTTGTGTCGGTGGGCCGTTTCGTAGCTTACAAGAGGCTTACAGTGCCATTGATTGCTATCTTCGTGATCGTGAGGATCCAACAAT GCGCATAGATCCAGATGATCCAGATTTGATTTATCATGTGCTAGAATCCACACGTGAGAGAGCTATACGCCGAATTCTTTGCTGGCCTGATGGCACAAGGACTTCGCGGTTGCAATCAGAGCCAGTTGATCAGAGGCGTTGTTGGATGCTTCAGTTGGTTCGAGCTTTGGTGGGCAAATATAATGATGATCACAATCTTTTAGGG GACCTTGCATATGGACTACAAGGTGTTGTGTGCTACCACGTGTTCAATGAGGGGGGTAATAATCGTAGGATGTACTATCATGTCAATTTCACTGCAAATACTAAATTCAGCAAGGACCTATTATTCTTTGCTGAGACTATCAGTGAACAACGTGATGAGTTGGTGGTCAGCTGTATCTGCAGGATTAATCCTTCTGACAAAG ACAGGGGGCACTGCCATGCTTGTTTATCTGACGTGAAGCACCCCAAGGATGATGCATACTTTGGTGGTCACTCTTCTGCTGGTGTCTTGTCGGGGACGTATCATTCTCATGGTCCCAAGGAGGATTTGGGAGTAACTGCTGCCCAA TTGAAAGACGAGGAGTCCCGCGTAAGATATTCACATAAG GGCCCTAGGGATCCAAACTTCCTGGAGAAACTCAGGGCACCAGTCGAAGTTAACTTTCCACCCCCGCGGCCAATTGAGGATACCATTGCCTTTATTTCCAGGTTCTGTAGATAA